The following coding sequences lie in one Acipenser ruthenus chromosome 47, fAciRut3.2 maternal haplotype, whole genome shotgun sequence genomic window:
- the LOC117962677 gene encoding tetraspanin-33-like isoform X1: MKTCGGIKYTLFACCYIFWVSSAVLISVGIYAKIAKEGGAVDSLTADPALLLIVVGSLMFIITFFGCFGALRDALNLLNIFAGILVAIIVLQIAAAALGFVFSDLVLIRTEAVMRRGITTYRDDLDLQNLIDFVQKKFQCCGVSQYTDWSHNVYFNCVDSNPSLERCGVPYSCCIKNNESILNTMCGYGMQSFKAWSIEDKIHLNGCLKKIGTWGRQNLLIIGGITTGLCLLEIFMITLAAVQTYQIKKIREKRRKSTVRKSNPSYETTFMS; the protein is encoded by the exons gtctccagtgctgtgttgatATCAGTGGGTATCTATGCAAAAATAGCGAAAGAAGGAG GTGCGGTCGACTCACTGACAGCAGACCCAGCTCTCCTGTTGATAGTGGTCGGCTCTCTCATGTTTATCATCACATTTTTCGGCTGTTTTGGGGCCCTGAGGGACGCACTGAATCTGCTGAACATT TTTGCGGGGATTCTGGTTGCCATTATTGTCCTGCAGATTGCAGCTGCTGCACTCGGATTCGTATTTTCTGACTTG GTGCTGATCAGAACAGAGGCTGTCATGAGGAGAGGGATCACCACATACAGAGATGACCTTGACCTGCAAAACCTCATTGACTTTGTACAGAAGAAG TTTCAGTGCTGTGGGGTTAGCCAGTACACAGACTGGTCACacaatgtgtattttaattgtgTCGACTCGAACCCAAGTCTCGAGCGCTGTGGTGTGCCCTACTCCTGCTGCATTAAAAACAATGAG TCTATCCTAAACACCATGTGTGGGTATGGTATGCAGAGTTTTAAGGCCTGGTCTATTGAAGACAAGATCCACCTGAATGGCTGTCTGAAGAAGATTGGGACATGGGGAAGACAGAACCTGCTTATTATTGGAGGAATAACTACAGGGCTGTGCTTGCTGGAG ATTTTTATGATTACATTGGCTGCAGTTCAGACCTACCAGATCAAGAAAATACGAGAGAAAAGGAGAAAGTCAACTGTGAGAAAATCTAATCCCAGCTATGAAACTACTTTCATGAGTTAA
- the LOC117962677 gene encoding tetraspanin-33-like isoform X2, with amino-acid sequence MKTCGGIKYTLFACCYIFWVSSAVLISVGIYAKIAKEGGAVDSLTADPALLLIVVGSLMFIITFFGCFGALRDALNLLNIFAGILVAIIVLQIAAAALGFVFSDLVLIRTEAVMRRGITTYRDDLDLQNLIDFVQKKSILNTMCGYGMQSFKAWSIEDKIHLNGCLKKIGTWGRQNLLIIGGITTGLCLLEIFMITLAAVQTYQIKKIREKRRKSTVRKSNPSYETTFMS; translated from the exons gtctccagtgctgtgttgatATCAGTGGGTATCTATGCAAAAATAGCGAAAGAAGGAG GTGCGGTCGACTCACTGACAGCAGACCCAGCTCTCCTGTTGATAGTGGTCGGCTCTCTCATGTTTATCATCACATTTTTCGGCTGTTTTGGGGCCCTGAGGGACGCACTGAATCTGCTGAACATT TTTGCGGGGATTCTGGTTGCCATTATTGTCCTGCAGATTGCAGCTGCTGCACTCGGATTCGTATTTTCTGACTTG GTGCTGATCAGAACAGAGGCTGTCATGAGGAGAGGGATCACCACATACAGAGATGACCTTGACCTGCAAAACCTCATTGACTTTGTACAGAAGAAG TCTATCCTAAACACCATGTGTGGGTATGGTATGCAGAGTTTTAAGGCCTGGTCTATTGAAGACAAGATCCACCTGAATGGCTGTCTGAAGAAGATTGGGACATGGGGAAGACAGAACCTGCTTATTATTGGAGGAATAACTACAGGGCTGTGCTTGCTGGAG ATTTTTATGATTACATTGGCTGCAGTTCAGACCTACCAGATCAAGAAAATACGAGAGAAAAGGAGAAAGTCAACTGTGAGAAAATCTAATCCCAGCTATGAAACTACTTTCATGAGTTAA